A single Pseudodesulfovibrio aespoeensis Aspo-2 DNA region contains:
- a CDS encoding DUF362 domain-containing protein, whose translation MPDTCFTRIVGRRHCLQTLLALGAGALAWTGFTPALAARPKSKVVVVRTGNRVKGVSTAMAQFDLNRFSGASVAIKANYNSADPFPASTHIDTLRTMIATLKEVDAGPMTLVERSGMGNTPEVLETMGVNVLAEELGFKVVVMDDLDGEDSVLVQPEGSHWKRGFLLARPFVTADRVVQTCCLKTHQYGGHFSMALKNAVGAVAKHDPGDGYNYMGELHRSPDQRSLIAEISQVFRNDLIVMDAMKAFITGGPHAGKEVEPGVIVAGIDPVAVDAVGVAILRMYPTTAKVLEGPVFGQEQIRRAAELGLGARSAEDIELVHFGAGSAEFAQGVREKLGA comes from the coding sequence ATGCCAGACACTTGCTTCACCAGGATCGTCGGACGCCGTCACTGCCTGCAAACCCTCCTGGCCCTGGGGGCAGGAGCCCTCGCCTGGACCGGCTTCACGCCCGCCCTGGCGGCCCGGCCCAAGTCCAAGGTGGTCGTGGTCAGGACAGGCAACCGCGTCAAGGGCGTGAGCACGGCCATGGCCCAGTTCGACCTGAACCGCTTCAGCGGCGCGAGCGTGGCCATCAAGGCCAACTACAACAGCGCCGACCCCTTCCCGGCCTCCACCCACATCGACACCCTGCGCACCATGATCGCCACGCTCAAGGAGGTCGACGCAGGCCCCATGACCCTGGTCGAGCGCAGCGGCATGGGCAACACGCCCGAGGTGCTCGAAACCATGGGCGTGAACGTCCTGGCCGAGGAACTGGGCTTCAAGGTGGTGGTCATGGACGACCTGGACGGGGAAGACTCCGTCCTGGTTCAGCCCGAAGGGAGCCACTGGAAGCGCGGCTTTCTGCTGGCCCGACCCTTTGTCACCGCAGACCGGGTGGTGCAGACCTGCTGCCTCAAGACCCACCAGTACGGCGGCCATTTCTCCATGGCCCTGAAAAACGCCGTGGGCGCGGTGGCCAAGCACGATCCCGGCGACGGGTACAACTACATGGGCGAACTGCACCGCTCGCCCGACCAGCGCTCGCTCATCGCCGAGATCAGCCAGGTGTTCCGCAACGACCTGATCGTCATGGACGCCATGAAGGCGTTCATCACGGGCGGGCCGCACGCGGGCAAGGAGGTGGAGCCGGGAGTCATCGTGGCCGGGATTGACCCAGTGGCCGTGGATGCGGTGGGTGTGGCCATTTTGCGCATGTATCCGACCACGGCCAAGGTTCTTGAAGGGCCGGTCTTCGGGCAGGAGCAGATCCGGCGCGCGGCAGAGCTTGGCCTTGGCGCGCGCTCAGCGGAAGATATCGAGCTGGTCCACTTCGGAGCAGGGTCGGCGGAGTTTGCCCAGGGTGTCAGGGAGAAGCTTGGGGCGTGA